The DNA segment TTCTTGTCTCACTGTTTCCATCTAATCATGCAATACAATGCAGTGTATTTCCAAACAGGATTCTAATTAAAACAACCATTTTCAGTTCTTCTATTTACATCTCACTCCTTCTATTCGGacaaaatttgttatttttgtttttccacttttttttctcattcaaaTATGTTCAGTTTTTTGTTCTTTCTCCGACTTAGTTTTGGGTGTGACATTCTCTGACTAAGTGGCCTTTAAAGTGATGTTTTATACAACTAAATCGTTATCGGTACATAAAATAATTGAGAGATGAGCAATAATTTTATGAGTTGCATGATTATAACACCGTCCTAGTTTAATCTgcaaattgcttaaagtttttatttaattttgtaaaaggTACAAATTGGATGGGTTGTGGCAGTGGTGCAGGACAGTGTTGTATGCATGAGGTGAAGAAATGTAAGCAATAGGGAAACGTAGCTGTCATGCTTTCTATATAGCTCAGAACTAGACGTGTTAAAACACTCATGGTTTCTGCACAGAATGCTATAAAACAAACTACACTTAAttaccatcatcatcatctgaAACTACAACCAATTTCATTCTAATAAACTCTTAAGCATATTCATGATAGGCTCTGTATTTGCCATTCAAAAAATGCTTCCAATTTCTGCATTTCTTAttcaatatatatacatatattgtaGTTGGTTATTAAGATCACAGATAACCCTCCTCTCTCTATCCGACAAGAATGACCATTCATTTTGCAACCTCTTCTTTTCCTAAACAAAAGGAACAAACTAGTGCAAAGGTTGTGTTCTTATTTTATGTTTCTTCTCCTGAAAACGGTCTTTAAAATATACATGTATTTTGGACCTCTTTTCTTATGCTCTTTCCATGGATTCTTTCTCTTTTGCTCTGTCAAAGCATCTCCTTCAAGACTCAAAATTAGTAGCTTTTAGCTAGCTAAAAGAAGCACTGCCTTTGCATTTGCATGATGATGAAGGGCATCATCAGAGATTgaactaaaaagaaaaactgGATTGCACACTAGTTTTAGTAGCATACTCTTCAGACTTAGACTAGCCTTGGTGCCGGTTGAAAATGAGAAGATAATTACAGAGAAAGACAATAAAAGAAAGAGGCAAAGCTTAGGCTGATATGAGATGAGATGGTTGCAAAACAAGTAGTGGCACTAGAATTCAAGTGAAGGGTGTCAAGGTTTTCTTCTAATATAAGGGAAGGTGTTGGAGCTACTACTCTCTTCATGCTCATCTGATTCATTGGTAACCCCACTGGCGCCAGAATTTGAGGAATCGCTCTTGTTCTGCGCCATGAAGTTATAGAAAACCATCTTCGACTTTCTCACCATCCCCTTATCCACTCTGCCTCGCAAACTCTCCATCTCCTTCTCCTCCCCGTTTCTACTACCACTTCTCCTCTTCAAAAATATGCGACACAGAACCCAATTTTCCATGGGAACTTCAACCACAGGGCTCTGCACGcgcacacacaaacaaaccaaaAACACTGTGTGAGTAATTAATGCATGCGTGGGGATAATTTGAGGTTAATTTGGTAGCTCTGAATCCTCACCTGAGACAGAGAGGAAGTGGGCGCGTTAAGAAGGCGATATTCATGCATGATCCAGTCAGTTCTAGATCCATGAGGTGGCTTTCCTCTGTAGAAAACAAGTGTCTTCTTCATCCCCACAACTTGGTTCCCTTTTGAAGTTACAATTTGTTTGTCCAACCCAGTGGCCTTCCAATAACCTGAATTCGTGGCTCTGTTTGAGCGGTTGCCGTTAGGATATTTGGGCTCTTTGGTGCTGAAAAAGTACCTTTCTTTCTCCAAATCACCTAAACACAGCACCCAGAAGGCATTGCAATTAGACTCAATTAATTGGGAAGAagagatagaggaagaagaaaatgatgaaCACCTGGCAAATCCCAAGGATCAGACTTGCAAACATCAACCTCAGGAATGACAGAGGCTGGCAAAGGGAAGGAGAAGACCTTCCGCTTTAAGTATTGCACAACCAATTCCTCATCAGTTGGGTGGAAACGGAACCCCGGTGGCAATCTGAGCTCCCCATTCTTCACAAAATTCAGTTTTTCCATTCCACCACACCCTTCTTCTACTTGGGtaaaatgaagaagaaggaggaggaggaggagaaagaagaaaaatggttATTATTATGGGATAAAGAAAGCAAAAGGGTATGGAATAAGATGCAGTGTGGGTTGTTTTATAGTAAGGTGGGACGTTGGAAGTATGCCCCATTTAAAGATTTGGTCGATTTTGTTGTCTCACTGTTTCCATCATCTCTTGAAGCAATGAAATTCATgggagaagagaagagaagagaagagaagagaagggtGGTTAGGGAATATGGAAAAGGTGTTGGATGATGGAAACGTGGGACGGTTGAgattgtttgtttgtttgttgttaaGGTGGAGCCTCAAACATTGACAATTGAAGAAGCCCAATTCCGTGGGGAAAGGGGAAACTTGTTGGcctcaaaaataaataaaataaaaggaattAGAAAGCGGAAGCACTACTAAACTAAACTAATCTAAACTTAACTTCAGGATGCTCATgtttctttaattattatttattaattattaccATGAGATGAGATTCCCAGAAGCAAAACCCACttgcatattattattattataaattatatgtaaGGAGGGAAAAAGGGTTTCGTATGGCACATTGCGGCTCTGATCTTTCCCATTTCAACTTCCCTAGTCTGTATTCTTATAGGGTCAAAGGAGTTTGCGTGTGGGCATTCTCATGCCCCATTTTATATGTTACAACACAAACGTCAAACCTTGCAATTATTGTGTTTtcagtaaaaatatttttcttcacttcAATTCCTTCccatttctttttttatctgCAACTTCCCCTTTTTACAACTTTCTTTAACTccctttacatttttttattatattctcTTTCTTTAGTACCCAtcttatcattttcttattgCAAGGATAGTTGGTTTAATACAGGAATATGATTTATATTCAGCGTTACTTATAAAATCTATTAATTATTAACAAAGATTTAGTGAAATTATCTAAAATTTTTGGCAAAAATAAGGGATCTCATTATACTTTTACGTtgtaatttgaatattttattatgattcaAAAAAAATTACGAGAACTTTAACTCAAGAAGGAGATACACTTAAAAACTAAAGATTTGTATATCTTATTATGATTACGCTTAGACATGCACACGAGTTTATACACTCTGTTATTGTTTTAATTGAGATATGAATATCCTATTATAagtcaatattttttatgactTTAAATCAGAATATATATATGTTAAGTTTGCACATTCTATTATCACTCTAATCGGGATTATTTTGATATCTTATTACGACTTTAAACATCTTTTACAACTTTATGTTTGTACATGCATACGTGGTTTGTACACTTCATTTTGAGAATTTTATAACAAAGTCTTCAACTTACACACATCATGAGCTAATAAAAATGTATCATTTAGTTACATTATTTCTAAACTTAACCGTTAAATTATTTGGAACAAGTTATGTTTAGTTTAGATAACTTGCGACTTGAGCTTTAACGCGTCAATGGTGCTAagttatgttttgaaaaaacatAAGCATAAGTTATGGCTTGATTAAATATCTTATTTAAgacttaagtttttttttaattatttagcaATTTTCAGTTTCAAGCAACTTTTGCTTCGGTTTTGGTCAGATCTTCGGTAGCCTTCTTccaaacctttttttttttatcttaatcaTCTTGGTTTTAATGCGCTCTACTTCttgttcattttcttttttttagcgTGTAAGTTTCTTCTCACTGGAGGGGGGCTCTTTGACCTTTATTTCACTTATGTAGGTCAAAGCGATAGTCTTACTAAGACAATTTTGTAAACCTCTACTCAAATCgactataaaaaaatttactcaATTCCACTAAGTCTACCTTCAAAATATTTTGAGTCTCGACCCAATTTGTTTTCAACTCAAATGTTACGATTAACTatattaatatgtttttatGTCACTtcgtttaaaaataatttttatatctgAGTTtcttgtttaaataaaataattagttgtgaGCATATCTTGTTTCAACCCTAACCCTAAATCAATAATTAGTCTGACCTTATTTTATAAGAGAATTTAACTTATTTAAAGAATAATTATAGAgtctattaattaataatagagAGATTCAATAAAATTACTCATAatctttaaagaagaaaaaaatatcttttacttGAAATCAGTtgaaatttcttttaaattttaaagactaaattgttaaaattaagaaggataataaaatatttaactagACCTTCTAActtatcatatttatttttcttcctaTATGTTTCATGTTTAAAAACTCATGAATTTTAATCATTCACTTAAATGATCCTTACTCACTTCCTCTTAAAGTCTAATAGTATGAATTCATTAAAATGtcgataaaaaaatgaattcattgaaaaaaaactaataaccAACACACGTTAGTAAGGACACAtacatattataaaaacaacattccCTAATTGTCCTAACATAGCTCCCgttcttcttttcttgtttcgtcgagatttctctttcttttaataataataataattattattattataataatgtatatttttCATTGACCAAACACACTCATAAACTCTTTCGCTGGCGTGTGGAATTAATAGCACTAAGGTTTGGCATTGAAGTAATAGATCATGGTGTGCATGTTTGGGTTGTAGTTAGTAAATTTTGCCAaggttttttcttttcatttatttaaacaAATTGTGTTGGTTGTTATCTCCCCTCTTGTGCTTTATGTTGGACTAAAAACCTCTTGTTACGAGTTGTCAAAGGAAAACCAATTCTACATCTTTCATCAACCTCacctttttgaaataaaaagaaaaagaaaaaagaatttaTGAAGCATGGAGATGAACTTAACACGGAAAaaggtagaaaataaaataaaacaaatgaaaGGTGATATTGAGCAAGAAAGGGTGCGTGACACCTCCCCCAAGATGTTGTCAACTAGTGACGCACGATGCTGTATTTTACTTTTCAGAGCAAATTTTCCTTTAGGAATCAATTGCTATGTTTGAAACTTCCTTCTTAGTTCTACTCATCATAAGCTTTTGCACACAAATGATATGAATTGATTATTTTTGGATTCATTGAACTCACTTTGATGAGAACATTGCATGATGTGTAATAAAATAAGTGTGATGCGTAAGAGTATCTGAAAACGAATTAATATTTGATAAGACGGTGGATATTTACATTGGTGTGGAGTAGaagaaagtagaaaataagTGATGAATATAGAATTTTGGATGAAATAAATAAGAGTAGAAGTAAGTTGACCtcactattatttatttatttataattgtaattGTAATGTTGACGCATAGAGATGCCTTGAGAATGTGGTCCTTTGCTTTGGTGATTGGGCACTTGAAATAAGGTAGTTCCTTGATTTTGAAGCCAAAGATTTGTGCACTCGGAAAGCCAAATTTTGCAAAAGGGCCAAAGAAAGAATAAGATATCTCTTTTCAAAGAAAgcaaaagttgttataaaaatgAATGAAAGTGTGACCAGGGATAGGAAATAGCACTTGTAATTGTAAAATGAGTTGTGGAATCTATAAGAGAGATTAGAagtagaaaaagagaaaaaaaaaaatattgattagaTTACAATTATAAACTGTAATTTTGTAATGGTTAAAGtaacatttttcaaaataaaagtaGCTAGAAAGAAAGTTGGTGAAAAGGGGTGTGGAATCCAGTGGAAGTGTAAGTGTAAGAAAGAAACATTTCTCACTTAGCATTTAGAAATCTTACTCTTGGAAGCTGCACATTCCCCACTTTCTCTAAACAAATTACACATCCAACTTTATTCCTCTTTCTCAGCTCTGCTGGTAACCACTTTTATCCCTCTCTTCCAGAATAAGAATACGAATCAAAATgaaaatcaaaatgaaaatagaaaaaaggtAGCGTAAGGGTGAAACAAAGACTATTCCACACTATTCACAACTTACCACTATTTCTACGACTTTTCATGTCTTCTACGACTTTTCATGTCTTCTACACTCACACATTACCTCATCCATTTCTCATCATACTTATTCATTACCAATTACACCTTAATTACTTAACAACTCTCATGGAAAAACTCACGCGGAAACAACACACAATCACAAATCAActgcaaaaaaataaacaacacaagatttaacgtgctTCGGTTGTCAATTGCAACCTACATTCACACggacaactattaggtttacattacaaaattacaagtacaatgatctctttaaatagagataaatagagataataaagggatACAATAattaagctcactcactaaacatgtgtctagtcagcccaacctaATTGGTcatgacttcatacccaacaaacTCTTCTATTTCCCATACTTCTACCTACACTCCTCACAACATGCATCCAattaacaactttttttttcatttttaattataatataatatacaaattagtattaataaaatcaaataattcgCATAACTTCCTAAAATATCataaatgtaaatataatatgttttatttgtgttcaataataacaaatatattttattaacaattacAATTTTCTTGACaaaaatcaactaaaaaacATATTCTTTTAAGGTAACTTTCTATTATCCGTCTTTatgtttcaatattttttattataaagtttttcttttgtttgatAATAGACATTTCAAATTATAAGAAACTCAACGTCAAATcaaatatgtaataaataaaCTCAATTAGAATGGTAACAGATTAAGTGATATGCAAATATGAACATAGTTTATTCCTACAAAAGTTTTACTCTCTTTACTTTTCTAATAAGAGATTCTTACtacttttctttaaaaatacatttcacacacctttatctTTGTTTCATAATCTTTTTTACTCAATCATgcctttatttgttttttaccTGTATATCCATtttcatttaatacagttttatgtgataatttcaattatttatgcTAAAGTATAATACAGTCTTAATTTCTTACATGCAAATTTGATTATTCTATTTACTTTTTCAGGATTTTAGTCCTTATAGATTAAAAAACTGTCATTTTAATTCAACCCTCAATTGAGATACCGtaaaagtaattaaattaaattaaaataaaacatatgttGAATTCATCATTAAACTAGAATtaccaaaaatttaaaatacgaGAACTAAAATCGCAAAAAACATTGGAAAATCAAGCTTACGGATCAATAATTAAAGCAGGgttgttattttaaatataaaatataattcatttatattaaatttttctttattgtaaattataaatataaatatttattctagACCAAAATATcagttttttattataaaaaaaagtacaacTTCTAATTTCTGGACCCAGCCCATCCTTGTTGTCGCTTACGGAGGCCCACCGTACAATCAGTTTTGAATAGGTTTTTTTATAGATCCTATATTTTCTTTTGACACCCCCATAATTTGTAAAAGAAATTAGAGTGTCtattttctttgttatttttcttatcAGACTTTCTTTTCGAAACTgctaaatgaatattttaaattgcataatttgaaaagtaaacttgtattttatttaatttgaaaagtAAACTTGTATTCCCAAAGAGCACCAGTGAATCCATATTTGCTTCTAGTTATGgtgtaataattttgtttttgttttttctgttatgatgatttttatttaaaagaattattattcttattatttaaaatgttcTCTCAATTTgttctcattttttatttttaaatttataccaATGATATTACTATTACTATAATGAAACATCAACTTCATTACTAGTGTGGTCTGTCACTTAAGTAAATAAGTCTACTTTAAATAATGATTTGTCATTTTTTAT comes from the Phaseolus vulgaris cultivar G19833 chromosome 8, P. vulgaris v2.0, whole genome shotgun sequence genome and includes:
- the LOC137823831 gene encoding NAC domain-containing protein 83 isoform X1, whose product is MEKLNFVKNGELRLPPGFRFHPTDEELVVQYLKRKVFSFPLPASVIPEVDVCKSDPWDLPGDLEKERYFFSTKEPKYPNGNRSNRATNSGYWKATGLDKQIVTSKGNQVVGMKKTLVFYRGKPPHGSRTDWIMHEYRLLNAPTSSLSQSPVVEVPMENWVLCRIFLKRRSGSRNGEEKEMESLRGRVDKGMVRKSKMVFYNFMAQNKSDSSNSGASGVTNESDEHEESSSSNTFPYIRRKP